The following proteins are encoded in a genomic region of Streptomyces sp. NBC_01723:
- a CDS encoding TIGR03084 family metal-binding protein codes for MSDPTPVIDDLREESEELDALVARLEPGEWRIASPAPGWTVAHQVAHLAWTDRAALLAVTDEDGFRGLVEQALAAPDRYVDDGAEEGARQDPDELLAAWREGRTALDGALRAAAPGARFPWYGPPMAAASMATARLMETWAHGLDIADALGVVRPPTDRLRHVARIGVRARDFAYAAHGLTPPAEQFRVELTGPGGELWAYGPEDAPQRVTGPALDFCLLATQRAHRADLALTAEGPDADHWLDIAQAFAGPPGAGRKPKGAAR; via the coding sequence GTGTCCGACCCGACGCCCGTGATCGACGATCTGCGCGAGGAGAGTGAGGAACTCGACGCGCTGGTGGCCCGGTTGGAGCCCGGGGAGTGGCGGATCGCCAGCCCCGCGCCCGGCTGGACGGTCGCGCACCAGGTCGCGCACCTGGCCTGGACCGACCGCGCCGCCCTGCTCGCCGTCACCGACGAGGACGGCTTCCGGGGGCTGGTGGAGCAGGCCCTCGCCGCGCCCGACCGGTACGTCGACGACGGTGCCGAGGAGGGCGCCCGGCAGGATCCGGACGAGCTGCTGGCCGCCTGGCGGGAGGGCCGGACCGCCCTCGACGGGGCACTGCGCGCCGCCGCACCCGGCGCCCGCTTCCCCTGGTACGGCCCGCCCATGGCCGCCGCCTCCATGGCCACCGCCCGCCTGATGGAGACCTGGGCGCACGGCCTGGACATCGCGGACGCGCTCGGCGTCGTGCGCCCGCCGACCGACCGCCTCAGGCACGTCGCCCGCATCGGCGTCCGCGCCCGGGACTTCGCCTACGCCGCCCACGGACTCACCCCGCCCGCCGAGCAGTTCCGCGTCGAACTCACCGGCCCGGGCGGCGAACTCTGGGCGTACGGCCCCGAGGACGCCCCGCAGCGCGTCACCGGCCCCGCGCTCGACTTCTGCCTGCTCGCCACCCAGCGCGCCCACCGCGCCGACCTCGCCCTCACCGCAGAAGGCCCGGACGCCGACCACTGGCTGGACATCGCCCAGGCCTTCGCCGGACCACCGGGAGCCGGGCGGAAGCCCAAGGGGGCGGCCAGGTGA
- a CDS encoding NUDIX hydrolase, whose protein sequence is MRRLVARLWRLLRPVQSRVMWLLHTKYVVGVTGVVRDDEGRVLLLKHRMWPPGRQWGLPSGFARKGEDFRETVVREVKEETALDVEVGRLVMLNSGLRTRLEVAYEARLLGGELRIDPFEILEARWCRPDELPEDSQPVCGPLVRGETAP, encoded by the coding sequence GTGAGACGACTCGTTGCCCGCCTCTGGCGCCTGCTGCGCCCCGTTCAGAGCCGTGTGATGTGGCTCCTGCACACCAAGTACGTCGTCGGCGTGACCGGCGTCGTGCGCGACGACGAGGGTCGGGTCCTGCTGCTGAAGCACCGGATGTGGCCGCCGGGCCGCCAGTGGGGTCTGCCGAGCGGCTTCGCGCGCAAGGGCGAGGACTTCCGGGAGACGGTCGTCCGCGAGGTGAAGGAGGAGACCGCCCTCGACGTGGAGGTGGGCCGCCTGGTCATGCTCAACAGCGGCCTGCGCACCCGGCTCGAAGTGGCCTACGAGGCCCGGCTGCTGGGCGGCGAACTCCGCATCGACCCCTTCGAGATCCTGGAGGCCCGCTGGTGCCGCCCCGACGAGCTGCCCGAGGACAGCCAGCCGGTGTGCGGTCCGCTGGTGCGGGGCGAGACGGCGCCCTGA
- a CDS encoding acyl-CoA dehydrogenase family protein has translation MTTLLESHEHKALREAVSAFARSHPRATGPAESRHFWQEAGKLGYLGVSLPEAYGGGGGGVTELSLVLEEMGAAGNPLLMMIVSPAICGTVIARFGTDEQKQTWLPGIADGTRLMAFGITEPDAGSNSHRITTTARRDGATGDWLLTGRKVFISGVDIADATLIVGRTEDARTGKLKPCLFIVPRDTPGFERRQLDMELHATEKQFELTLDDVRLPAEALVGDEDAGLLQLFAGLNPERIMTAAFGIGIGRYALSRALDYARERTVWKTPIGAHQAIAHPLAQAHIDLELSRLMTQKAAHLYDAGDDMGAGEAANMAKYAAGEACVKAVDQAVHTLGGNGLTREFGLATLITAARVARIAPVSREMILNYVSHQTLGLPKSY, from the coding sequence ATGACCACCCTCCTCGAATCCCACGAGCACAAGGCACTCCGCGAAGCGGTATCGGCCTTCGCCCGGAGCCACCCCCGCGCCACCGGCCCCGCCGAGAGCAGGCACTTCTGGCAGGAGGCCGGCAAGCTCGGCTACCTCGGCGTCAGCCTGCCGGAGGCGTACGGAGGCGGGGGCGGCGGTGTCACGGAACTCTCCCTCGTCCTGGAAGAGATGGGCGCCGCCGGCAATCCCCTGCTGATGATGATCGTCTCCCCGGCGATATGCGGCACCGTCATCGCCCGCTTCGGCACCGACGAACAGAAGCAGACGTGGCTCCCCGGCATCGCCGACGGCACCCGCCTGATGGCCTTCGGCATCACCGAACCCGACGCCGGCTCCAACAGCCACCGCATCACCACCACCGCCCGCCGCGACGGCGCCACCGGCGACTGGCTCCTCACCGGCCGCAAGGTCTTCATCAGCGGCGTCGACATCGCCGACGCCACCCTGATCGTCGGCCGCACCGAGGACGCCCGCACCGGCAAGCTCAAGCCGTGCCTGTTCATCGTCCCGCGCGACACCCCCGGCTTCGAGCGGCGACAGCTCGACATGGAACTGCACGCCACCGAGAAGCAGTTCGAGCTGACCCTCGACGACGTACGGCTGCCCGCCGAGGCGCTCGTCGGCGACGAGGACGCGGGCCTCCTCCAGCTCTTCGCCGGACTCAACCCCGAGCGCATCATGACGGCGGCCTTCGGTATCGGCATCGGCCGCTACGCCCTCTCCCGCGCCCTCGACTACGCCCGCGAACGCACCGTCTGGAAGACCCCCATCGGCGCCCACCAGGCCATCGCCCACCCCCTCGCCCAGGCCCACATCGACCTCGAACTCTCCCGCCTGATGACGCAGAAGGCCGCGCACCTCTACGACGCCGGTGACGACATGGGCGCGGGCGAGGCCGCCAACATGGCCAAGTACGCCGCCGGGGAGGCCTGCGTGAAGGCCGTCGACCAGGCCGTCCACACCCTCGGCGGCAACGGCCTCACGCGCGAGTTCGGGCTCGCCACGCTCATCACGGCGGCGCGGGTCGCCCGGATCGCCCCGGTGAGCAGGGAGATGATCCTCAACTACGTCTCCCACCAGACCCTGGGCCTGCCCAAGTCGTACTAG
- a CDS encoding acyclic terpene utilization AtuA family protein gives MSVVRVGNASGFYGDRFDAMREMLTDGALDVLTGDYLAELTMLILGRDRLKNPDAGYARTFLRQLEECLGIAHDRGVRIVSNAGGLNPAGLADAVRALAGRLGIPVRVAHVEGDDLTAAHPGTLAAHAYLGGFGIAECLRAGADVVVTGRVTDAALVTGPAAAHFGWAPTEYDRLAGAVVAGHLLECGAQTTGGNYAFFQDGDVRRPGFPLAEIHADGTSVITKHDGTGGFVDTGTVTAQLLYETGGARYAGPDVTARLDTVRLTRDGPDRVRVEGVRGEAPPPTLKVGLNRLGGFRNEVAFVLTGLDVEAKAALVRTQLEPALGKAADVRWDLVRTDRPDAPTEESASALLRLVVRDADQQVVGRALSGAAVELALASYPGFHVLAPPGKGAPYGVFEAVHVPRNTVDHVAVLHDGRRVPVPGTQDTAVLTDVPEPPLPPPLPPGPARSAPLGRVAGARSGDKGGDANVGVWARTDDAWRWLAHELTTDRFRELLPETRDLPVTRHPLPNLRALNFVVEGILGEGVAAQHRFDPQAKALGEWLRARHLDIPEVLL, from the coding sequence GTGAGCGTGGTGCGCGTCGGCAACGCCTCCGGCTTCTACGGCGACCGCTTCGACGCCATGCGCGAGATGCTCACCGACGGCGCCCTCGACGTCCTCACCGGCGACTACCTCGCCGAGCTGACCATGCTCATCCTGGGCCGCGACCGGCTCAAGAACCCGGACGCCGGGTACGCCCGCACCTTCCTGCGGCAACTGGAGGAGTGCCTCGGAATCGCCCACGACCGGGGCGTCAGGATCGTCAGCAACGCCGGCGGACTCAACCCCGCCGGACTCGCCGACGCCGTACGCGCCCTCGCCGGCCGCCTCGGCATCCCCGTACGGGTCGCGCACGTCGAGGGCGACGACCTCACCGCCGCCCACCCGGGGACCCTGGCCGCGCACGCCTACCTCGGCGGCTTCGGCATCGCGGAGTGCCTGCGCGCGGGCGCCGACGTCGTCGTCACCGGACGCGTCACCGACGCCGCCCTGGTCACCGGGCCCGCCGCCGCGCACTTCGGCTGGGCCCCCACGGAGTACGACCGGCTCGCGGGCGCGGTCGTCGCCGGGCACCTGCTGGAGTGCGGGGCGCAGACGACCGGCGGCAACTACGCGTTCTTCCAGGACGGCGACGTACGGCGGCCCGGCTTCCCCCTCGCCGAGATCCACGCCGACGGCACCTCGGTCATCACCAAGCACGACGGCACCGGCGGCTTCGTCGACACCGGCACCGTCACCGCCCAACTGCTGTACGAGACGGGCGGCGCCCGGTACGCGGGACCCGACGTCACCGCCCGGCTGGACACCGTACGGCTCACCCGGGACGGCCCCGACCGCGTCCGCGTCGAGGGCGTGCGGGGCGAGGCGCCGCCGCCCACCCTCAAGGTCGGTCTCAACCGCCTCGGCGGCTTCCGCAACGAGGTCGCCTTCGTCCTCACCGGCCTCGACGTCGAGGCCAAGGCCGCGCTGGTCCGCACGCAGCTGGAACCCGCGCTCGGCAAGGCCGCCGACGTCCGCTGGGACCTGGTCCGCACCGACCGGCCCGACGCGCCGACCGAGGAGAGCGCCAGCGCCCTGCTCCGGCTCGTCGTCCGCGACGCCGACCAGCAGGTCGTGGGGCGGGCGCTGAGCGGCGCCGCCGTCGAACTGGCCCTCGCCAGCTACCCCGGCTTCCATGTGCTGGCGCCCCCCGGAAAGGGCGCGCCCTACGGCGTCTTCGAGGCCGTCCACGTCCCCCGGAACACCGTGGATCACGTGGCCGTCCTCCACGACGGGCGCCGGGTCCCCGTGCCGGGCACCCAGGACACCGCCGTACTGACGGACGTACCGGAACCGCCCCTGCCGCCGCCGCTCCCACCGGGTCCCGCCCGCAGCGCCCCCCTCGGCCGCGTCGCCGGCGCCCGCAGCGGTGACAAGGGCGGGGACGCCAACGTCGGCGTCTGGGCGCGCACCGACGACGCCTGGCGCTGGCTCGCGCACGAACTGACCACCGACCGCTTCCGGGAACTGCTCCCCGAGACCCGCGACCTGCCCGTCACCCGGCACCCGCTGCCCAACCTGCGCGCCCTCAACTTCGTCGTCGAGGGCATCCTCGGCGAGGGCGTCGCCGCCCAGCACCGCTTCGACCCGCAGGCCAAGGCGCTCGGCGAATGGCTGCGCGCCCGCCACCTGGACATCCCGGAGGTCCTGCTGTGA
- a CDS encoding acetyl/propionyl/methylcrotonyl-CoA carboxylase subunit alpha encodes MIGTVLVANRGEIACRIFRTCRESGIRTVAVHSDADENALHARVADAAVRLPGAASADTYLRGDLIVKAALAAGADAVHPGYGFLSENAGFARAVLDAGLTWIGPPPEAIEAMASKTRAKELMGIAPLGEVTEADLPVLVKAAAGGGGRGMRVVRRLADLDAELTAARAEAASAFGDGEVFVEPYVEDGRHVEVQILADTHGTVWALGTRDCSLQRRHQKVIEEAPAPGLTPELTAELHDLAVRAARAVDYVGAGTVEFLVAEGKAHFLEMNTRLQVEHPVTEAVFDVDLVALQLRVAEGHALEKDPPRARGHAVEARLYAEDSAHGWAPQTGRLHRLTVPDGIRLDTGYTDGDDIGVHYDPMLAKAVAHAPTRAEAVRRLAGALERAAIHGPVTNRDLLVRSLRHEEFTSARMDTGFYDRHLASLTEAAPDPLAPLAAALADASAHPGRFGGWRNLPSQPQVKRYVLAGEEHEVRYHHTRTGLAADGVRVVHADARLVVLETDGVRRRYEVARYGDRVHVNTTALTVPPRFPDPATQHAPGSLLAPMPGTVVRVAEGLTEGSAVQAGQPLLWLEAMKMEHHITAPTTGTLTHLHAVPGQQVAVGSLLAVVEES; translated from the coding sequence GTGATCGGTACCGTCCTCGTCGCCAACCGCGGCGAGATCGCCTGCCGGATCTTCCGCACCTGCCGCGAGTCCGGAATCCGGACCGTCGCCGTGCACTCGGACGCCGACGAGAACGCCCTCCACGCGCGCGTGGCCGACGCGGCCGTACGCCTGCCGGGCGCCGCCTCCGCCGACACGTACCTGCGCGGCGACCTGATCGTGAAGGCCGCGCTCGCCGCCGGCGCCGACGCCGTCCACCCCGGCTACGGCTTCCTCTCCGAGAACGCCGGCTTCGCCCGCGCCGTCCTCGACGCCGGGCTGACCTGGATCGGGCCGCCGCCGGAGGCCATCGAGGCGATGGCGTCCAAGACCCGCGCCAAGGAGCTGATGGGCATCGCCCCCCTGGGCGAGGTCACCGAGGCCGACCTGCCCGTGCTGGTGAAGGCCGCGGCGGGCGGCGGCGGACGCGGCATGCGCGTCGTACGGCGTCTCGCCGACCTCGACGCCGAGCTGACCGCCGCCCGCGCGGAGGCGGCGAGCGCCTTCGGCGACGGCGAGGTCTTCGTCGAGCCGTACGTCGAGGACGGCCGCCACGTCGAGGTGCAGATCCTCGCCGACACCCACGGCACGGTCTGGGCGCTCGGCACCCGCGACTGCTCCCTCCAGCGCCGCCACCAGAAGGTGATCGAGGAGGCCCCCGCCCCCGGCCTGACCCCGGAACTCACCGCCGAACTCCACGACCTGGCCGTACGCGCCGCCCGCGCCGTCGACTACGTCGGCGCCGGAACGGTCGAGTTCCTCGTCGCCGAGGGGAAGGCCCACTTCCTGGAGATGAACACCCGCCTCCAGGTCGAACACCCCGTCACGGAGGCGGTCTTCGACGTGGACCTCGTCGCCCTCCAACTCCGCGTCGCCGAGGGCCACGCCCTCGAAAAGGACCCGCCACGCGCGCGTGGACACGCCGTCGAGGCGCGCCTGTACGCCGAGGACTCCGCGCACGGCTGGGCCCCGCAGACCGGCCGCCTGCACCGCCTCACCGTGCCCGACGGCATCCGCCTGGACACCGGCTACACCGACGGCGACGACATCGGCGTCCACTACGACCCGATGCTCGCCAAAGCCGTCGCCCACGCGCCCACCCGCGCGGAGGCCGTCCGCCGCCTCGCCGGCGCCCTGGAACGGGCGGCGATCCACGGCCCGGTCACCAACCGCGACCTCCTCGTCCGCTCCCTGCGCCACGAGGAGTTCACCTCCGCCCGCATGGACACCGGCTTCTACGACCGCCACCTGGCCTCACTCACCGAGGCCGCCCCCGACCCCCTCGCCCCGCTCGCCGCCGCCCTCGCCGACGCGAGCGCCCACCCGGGCCGCTTCGGCGGCTGGCGCAACCTGCCCTCGCAACCCCAGGTCAAGCGGTATGTCCTCGCGGGCGAGGAACACGAGGTCCGCTACCACCACACCCGCACCGGCCTCGCGGCGGACGGCGTACGCGTCGTACACGCCGACGCCCGCCTGGTCGTCCTCGAGACCGACGGCGTACGACGCCGCTACGAGGTCGCCCGCTACGGCGACCGCGTCCACGTCAACACCACCGCCCTCACCGTCCCGCCCCGCTTCCCCGACCCCGCCACCCAGCACGCCCCCGGTTCCCTCCTGGCCCCCATGCCCGGCACGGTCGTCCGCGTCGCGGAGGGCCTCACGGAGGGCTCCGCCGTACAGGCGGGCCAGCCCCTCCTCTGGCTGGAGGCGATGAAGATGGAACACCACATCACGGCCCCGACCACGGGCACGCTGACGCACCTGCACGCCGTACCCGGCCAACAGGTCGCGGTGGGCTCTCTGCTGGCGGTGGTGGAAGAGAGCTGA
- a CDS encoding EamA family transporter: MSTPSTPSPAAAPVAGAEAAPATGHQSVPGGRRGSLGPVGLVLAGGLSVQFGAALAVTLMPRAGALGVVTLRLAVAAVVLLLICRPRLRGHSRADWGTVVVFGIAMAGMNGLFYQAVDRIPLGPAVTLEVLGPLALSVVASRRAVNLVWAALALAGVFLLGGGGFEGLDPAGAAFALGAGVMWAAYIVFSARTGRRFPQADGLALAMAVGALLFLPLGIAESGGKLLDPATIALGAGVALLSSVLPYTLELLALRRLPAPTFAILMSLEPAIAATAGFLILDQALSATQSAAIALVIAASMGAVRTQVGRGSRAKRQLPGPGADGQ; this comes from the coding sequence GTGAGCACCCCCAGCACCCCGTCCCCCGCCGCCGCCCCCGTGGCCGGCGCGGAGGCGGCGCCCGCCACCGGCCATCAGTCCGTGCCGGGCGGGCGACGGGGTTCCCTCGGCCCGGTCGGCCTGGTCCTCGCCGGCGGCCTCTCCGTGCAGTTCGGGGCAGCGCTCGCGGTGACCCTGATGCCCCGGGCGGGGGCGCTCGGCGTGGTGACCCTGCGGCTGGCCGTCGCCGCCGTCGTACTGCTGCTGATCTGCCGGCCCCGGCTGCGCGGGCACTCCCGCGCCGACTGGGGCACGGTCGTCGTCTTCGGCATCGCCATGGCCGGCATGAACGGCCTCTTCTACCAGGCCGTCGACCGCATCCCCCTCGGCCCCGCCGTCACCCTGGAGGTCCTCGGCCCGCTCGCCCTGTCCGTCGTCGCCTCCCGCCGCGCGGTCAACCTGGTCTGGGCTGCGCTCGCCCTGGCCGGCGTCTTCCTGCTCGGCGGCGGCGGCTTCGAGGGCCTCGACCCGGCCGGTGCCGCCTTCGCGCTCGGGGCGGGCGTGATGTGGGCGGCGTACATCGTCTTCAGCGCACGCACCGGGCGCCGCTTCCCGCAGGCCGACGGGCTGGCGCTCGCGATGGCGGTCGGCGCGCTGCTGTTCCTGCCGCTGGGCATCGCCGAGTCGGGCGGCAAGCTCCTGGACCCGGCCACGATCGCGCTGGGCGCCGGGGTCGCCCTGCTCTCCTCCGTCCTCCCCTACACCCTCGAACTCCTCGCCCTGCGCCGCCTGCCCGCCCCCACCTTCGCCATCCTGATGAGCCTGGAACCCGCCATCGCCGCCACGGCCGGCTTCCTCATCCTCGACCAGGCTCTCTCCGCCACCCAGTCCGCGGCCATCGCCCTGGTGATCGCGGCCAGCATGGGCGCGGTGCGGACCCAGGTGGGCCGGGGGAGCCGCGCGAAGCGGCAGTTGCCGGGGCCGGGGGCCGACGGCCAGTAG
- a CDS encoding 4-coumarate--CoA ligase family protein — protein MFRSQYADVPPVDLPIHEAVLGRAAAFGSAPALIDGTDGTTLTYEQVDRFHRRVAAALAEAGVRKGDVLALHSPNTVAFPLAFYAATRAGASVTTVHPLATAEEFAKQLSDARARWIVTVSPLLDTARRAAELAGGIQEILVCDSAPGHRSLIDMLASTAPEPRIAIDPAEDVAALPYSSGTTGTPKGVMLTHRQIATNLAQLEPLMPAAPGDRVLAVLPFFHIYGLTALMNAPLRLGATVVVLPRFDLEQFLAAIQNHRITSLYVAPPIVLALAKHPLVAEYDLSSLKYIVSAAAPLDAQLAAACSRRLGLPPVGQAYGMTELSPGTHVVPLDAMAEAPPGSVGKLIAGTEMRIVSLTDPGKDLPPGESGEILIRGPQIMKGYLGRPDATAAMIDEEGWLHTGDVGHADSDGWLFVVDRVKELIKYKGFQVAPAELEALLLTHPGVADTAVVGAYNDDGNEVPHAYVVRQPTAPGLSEGEIMMYVAERVAPYKRVRRVTFIDAVPRAASGKILRRELRGTE, from the coding sequence GTGTTCCGCAGCCAGTACGCCGACGTCCCACCCGTCGACCTGCCCATCCACGAGGCCGTGCTCGGCCGGGCCGCCGCCTTCGGGAGCGCACCGGCGCTGATCGACGGCACCGACGGCACCACCCTCACCTACGAGCAGGTGGACCGGTTCCACCGGCGGGTCGCCGCCGCCCTCGCGGAGGCCGGGGTCCGCAAGGGCGACGTCCTCGCCCTGCACAGCCCCAACACCGTCGCCTTCCCGCTCGCCTTCTACGCCGCCACCCGCGCGGGCGCCTCCGTGACGACGGTGCACCCGCTCGCCACGGCCGAGGAGTTCGCCAAGCAGCTGAGCGACGCGCGGGCCCGCTGGATCGTCACCGTCTCACCGCTGCTCGACACCGCCCGCCGGGCCGCCGAACTCGCGGGCGGCATCCAGGAGATCCTGGTGTGCGACAGCGCGCCCGGCCACCGCTCCCTGATCGACATGCTGGCCTCGACCGCCCCCGAACCCCGGATCGCGATCGACCCCGCCGAGGACGTCGCCGCGCTTCCGTACTCCTCCGGCACCACCGGCACCCCCAAGGGCGTGATGCTCACCCACCGCCAGATCGCCACCAACCTCGCCCAGCTCGAACCGCTGATGCCGGCCGCCCCCGGCGACCGCGTCCTCGCCGTGCTGCCCTTCTTCCACATCTACGGCCTCACCGCCCTGATGAACGCCCCGCTGCGGCTCGGCGCCACCGTCGTCGTACTGCCCCGCTTCGACCTGGAGCAGTTCCTCGCCGCCATCCAGAACCACCGCATCACCAGCCTCTACGTCGCCCCGCCGATCGTCCTGGCCCTCGCCAAACACCCCCTGGTCGCCGAGTACGACCTCTCGTCCCTCAAGTACATCGTCAGCGCCGCCGCCCCCCTGGACGCCCAGCTCGCCGCCGCCTGCTCCCGGCGGCTCGGCCTGCCGCCCGTGGGCCAGGCGTACGGCATGACCGAACTCTCCCCGGGCACCCACGTCGTCCCCCTGGACGCCATGGCCGAGGCGCCGCCCGGCAGCGTCGGCAAGCTGATCGCCGGGACCGAGATGCGCATCGTCTCCCTCACCGACCCCGGCAAGGACCTTCCCCCCGGCGAGTCCGGCGAGATCCTCATCCGCGGCCCCCAGATCATGAAGGGCTACCTGGGCCGCCCCGACGCCACCGCCGCCATGATCGACGAGGAGGGCTGGCTGCACACCGGCGACGTCGGACACGCCGACTCCGACGGCTGGCTCTTCGTCGTCGACCGCGTCAAGGAACTGATCAAGTACAAGGGCTTCCAGGTGGCCCCCGCCGAACTGGAGGCCCTCCTGCTCACCCACCCCGGCGTCGCCGACACCGCCGTCGTCGGCGCGTACAACGACGACGGCAACGAAGTACCGCACGCCTACGTCGTACGCCAGCCCACCGCACCCGGCCTCTCGGAGGGCGAGATCATGATGTACGTCGCCGAACGCGTCGCCCCCTACAAACGCGTCCGCCGGGTCACCTTCATCGACGCCGTGCCCAGGGCCGCCAGCGGCAAGATCCTGCGCCGGGAACTGCGAGGCACCGAATGA
- a CDS encoding acyl-CoA carboxylase subunit beta: MTVLASALDPAAPDHRAHREAMLAKLADLDAEHAKALAGGGEKYVARHRGRGKLLARERIELLLDPDTPFLELSPLAAWGSEYTVGASLVTGIGVVEGVECLVTANDPTVRGGASNPWSLKKALRANDIALANRLPCVSLVESGGADLPSQKEIFIPGGAIFRDLTRLSAAGIPTIAVVFGNSTAGGAYIPGMSDHVIMVKERAKVFLGGPPLVKMATGEESDDESLGGADMHARTSGLADHFALDEPDALRQARRVVARLNHRKAYADPAPAEPPKYDPEELLGIVPGDLKVPFDPREVIARIVDASDFDEFKPLYGTSLTTGWASLHGYPVGILANAQGVLFSEESQKAAQFIQLANQRDIPLLFLHNTTGYMVGREYEQGGIIKHGAMMINAVSNSRVPHLSVLMGASYGAGHYGMCGRAYDPRFLFAWPSAKSAVMGPQQLAGVLSIVARQSAAAKGQPYDDEGDAALRAMVEQQIESESLPKFLSGRLYDDGVIDPRDTRTVLGLCLSALHTAPYEGARGGFGVFRM; this comes from the coding sequence GTGACCGTCCTCGCCTCCGCCCTCGACCCCGCCGCCCCCGACCACCGCGCGCACCGCGAGGCCATGCTCGCGAAACTCGCCGACCTGGACGCCGAACACGCCAAGGCGCTGGCGGGCGGCGGCGAGAAGTACGTGGCCCGGCACCGGGGGCGCGGCAAGCTCCTCGCCCGCGAGCGCATCGAGCTGCTCCTCGACCCCGACACGCCCTTCCTGGAGCTGTCCCCGCTGGCCGCCTGGGGGAGCGAGTACACGGTCGGCGCCTCCCTCGTCACAGGCATCGGCGTCGTCGAGGGCGTCGAGTGTCTGGTCACCGCCAACGACCCCACCGTGCGCGGCGGCGCCAGCAACCCCTGGTCGCTGAAGAAGGCCCTGCGCGCCAACGACATCGCGCTCGCCAACCGGCTGCCCTGCGTCAGCCTGGTGGAGTCCGGCGGCGCCGACCTGCCCTCCCAGAAGGAGATCTTCATCCCGGGCGGCGCGATCTTCCGGGACCTCACCCGGCTGTCGGCGGCCGGCATCCCGACGATCGCCGTCGTCTTCGGCAACTCGACGGCCGGGGGCGCCTACATCCCCGGCATGTCCGACCACGTCATCATGGTCAAGGAGCGCGCCAAGGTGTTCCTCGGCGGGCCGCCCCTGGTCAAGATGGCCACCGGCGAGGAGAGCGACGACGAGTCGCTGGGCGGCGCCGACATGCACGCCCGCACCTCGGGTCTCGCCGACCACTTCGCCCTGGACGAGCCCGACGCCCTCCGCCAGGCCCGCCGCGTCGTCGCCCGCCTCAACCACCGCAAGGCGTACGCCGATCCGGCACCGGCCGAGCCGCCCAAGTACGACCCGGAGGAACTCCTCGGCATCGTCCCCGGCGACCTCAAGGTCCCCTTCGACCCGCGCGAGGTCATCGCCCGGATCGTCGACGCCTCCGACTTCGACGAGTTCAAGCCGCTGTACGGGACGAGCCTGACCACCGGCTGGGCGAGCCTGCACGGCTACCCGGTCGGCATCCTCGCCAACGCCCAAGGGGTGCTGTTCAGCGAGGAGTCCCAGAAGGCCGCCCAGTTCATCCAGCTCGCCAACCAGCGCGACATCCCGCTCCTTTTCCTGCACAACACCACCGGCTACATGGTCGGCAGGGAGTACGAGCAGGGCGGCATCATCAAGCACGGCGCCATGATGATCAACGCGGTCTCCAACTCCCGCGTCCCGCACCTGTCCGTCCTCATGGGGGCGTCCTACGGCGCCGGCCACTACGGCATGTGCGGCCGCGCCTACGACCCGCGCTTCCTCTTCGCCTGGCCCAGCGCCAAGTCCGCCGTCATGGGCCCGCAGCAGCTCGCCGGCGTCCTGTCCATCGTCGCCCGCCAGTCGGCCGCCGCGAAGGGGCAGCCGTACGACGACGAGGGCGACGCCGCGCTGCGCGCCATGGTGGAGCAGCAGATCGAGTCCGAGTCGCTGCCCAAGTTCCTCTCCGGGCGGCTCTACGACGACGGCGTCATCGACCCGCGCGACACCCGCACCGTCCTCGGCCTGTGCCTGTCCGCCCTCCACACCGCCCCCTACGAGGGCGCGCGCGGCGGCTTCGGCGTCTTCCGGATGTGA
- a CDS encoding DUF6247 family protein, with protein sequence MGLQHAEAIGDRPLIPRPERTPGALRAAYAVVAPELLTAYDRAKDQALADAVDGGSLKPVHAYLWHWAALIEIERHPAVAKAYHRAEYLARVAPTPDEARAHLITASTLYREAAEAVRAE encoded by the coding sequence ATGGGTCTCCAGCACGCCGAGGCCATCGGCGACCGACCACTGATTCCACGCCCGGAGCGCACACCGGGCGCCCTGCGGGCCGCTTACGCGGTCGTGGCCCCCGAACTGCTGACGGCCTACGACCGTGCGAAGGACCAGGCGCTGGCGGACGCCGTGGACGGCGGTTCCCTCAAGCCGGTCCACGCATACCTCTGGCACTGGGCCGCCCTGATCGAGATCGAGCGTCATCCGGCCGTGGCCAAGGCATATCACCGCGCCGAGTACCTCGCCCGGGTCGCGCCCACGCCGGACGAGGCCCGGGCGCATCTGATCACGGCAAGCACTCTGTACCGCGAGGCGGCCGAAGCGGTGCGCGCGGAGTGA